Proteins from a single region of Punica granatum isolate Tunisia-2019 chromosome 8, ASM765513v2, whole genome shotgun sequence:
- the LOC116189109 gene encoding uncharacterized protein LOC116189109 produces the protein MEGSSSSRNHGASNHSSDKETDSKSVEKLAAQNFMDDSLMENNRDAPLEEINNYPQEMQLMQLSAVLTQMVKESASQLKSTSEILSPDPISSYRIPDQDTNMIIASDMISDQDVDGISQTPRSSYTSPSQDTSMMSQTLLSLDKSSSHGTRMTNPNPISSYKTSDQDLLPQPPHQRKKKMPTQLMGEICTSFELPDGFDINLDELTVIASHGSRRISQFSFFERLAGWKIECKVRTNGKSDLYYTHEMSKKTFRSVKEVVNFMMFEAYPKGQYLNDLPQLGLESHTKAGESSQCKKLKSSISLKQDEEPPQGDPVKFLEESYNNLLNYFKKVQY, from the exons ATGGAAGGGTCATCCTCTTCTCGAAATCATGGAGCTTCTAATCACTCTTCAGATAAAGAGACAGACTCTAAATCG GTTGAAAAGTTAGCAGCGCAAAACTTTATGGATGATTCATTAATGGAGAATAACCGCGATGCTCCTCTGGAGGAAATTAACAATTATCCCCAAGAAATGCAACTAATGCAATTATCTGCGGTATTGACACAAATGGTCAAG GAATCAGCCTCGCAGTTGAAGAGTACAAGTGAAATCCTTAGTCCCGACCCGATATCATCATACAGGATTCCCGATCAAGACACGAATATGATCATTGCATCAGACATGATTTCAGATCAAGATGTTGATGGGATAAGTCAAACCCCAAGATCTTCATATACGAGTCCAAGTCAAGACACAAGTATGATGAGTCAAACCTTACTATCATTGGACAAAAGTTCAAGCCATGGTACTAGGATGACGAATCCAAATCCAATATCATCGTACAAAACTTCAGATCAAGAT CTACTGCCACAACCACCGCAtcagagaaagaaaaaaatgccAACCCAATTGATGGGGGAAATTTGTACCTCCTTTGAACTTCCTGATGGTTTTGATATTAATTTGGATGAG CTAACAGTGATTGCTTCCCATGGTAGTAGAAGGATATcacaattttccttttttgagAGATTAGCAGGATGGAAAATTGAGTGCAAAGTGCGCACTAACGGTAAATCTGATCTG TACTATACTCACGAGATGTCCAAGAAGACATTTCGATCGGTCAAGGAGGTAGTCAATTTCATGATGTTTGAAGCTTATCCTAAAGGACAATACTTGAATGATCTCCCTCAG CTTGGACTAGAATCCCATACTAAGGCGGGAGAATCATCACAATGTAAAAAACTGAAAAGCAGCATTTCCCTCAAGCAAGATGAAGAACCGCCTCAAGGAGATCCTGTGAAGTTCCTAGAAGAGTCATATAATAATCTCCTCAACTATTTCAAGAAAGTGCAATACTAA